A segment of the Solanum lycopersicum chromosome 9, SLM_r2.1 genome:
TATTGCGTATTTGCCATCTCTTGAGAAAATACGTACACCGATGGACAACTCTTCAATGTCGTAATGGTGTGAGAGCGTTATAATTACTAGTTATTACGTAGTATACGTCTCGAAAGATCTAAGGTTCGacgttgaaattttttaatttttaagttataaCAGAACGGAGCGATATTCAACAATGTAACAACTTATTAAATCCTTCCAAAAATGTTAAAGCCTTAATTATGAATATTGTTGAAAAATCCTTTAGTATACAAACATACAAATGTGTTATAAATCATTAATTACAATTTACAATCCCTTTTgagaggaaaaaaaattcataaacataACAAGGGTATAATTGAgaacaaattacaaaaaaaatgtaaaaaataataactcaaCCGGTTCACCGATTTTTACAAAGGTAACATTCTATGCAAATTACTTTAATGTCCCTTCTTTTGTAATTATGTGAAATCGATGTGCTTCACCATTGGTTAGAGATATCGTATTCAAGCTTTATGAATAAAAAGATCTTTAAAGATCAGTAATTTCCCATAAGCGTACATGATACGAAATCAATCAGTAGTTTCTGTATATATGCTAAATATTGCACCCTAGAAAATCTTGTGCTTTACCATGGAAGGTATGGTGGGATGAATGATATCTTTTCCATGTGATTTCGAATTTGAGTCtggtgaaaaaaaaaaaatttaataaaaagtttttttaaatattttttctcaagaTATAAATCcataatataacaatatttaactaactttttttttaatgataaacaAACTTGAGTTAGTATTAAGTCAAGAAACAATTACTATCGTAGCTAGGCAatactttctttttaattttcgcTCCGAAATTAAAGTCCGACTATTTCAGTTTCCTGCGTAGAGGGCCCATTTGGGAAATGGCTCCCTACCAAATGGCTCAAGTCGAAATCATGTCGAACATAACACTTGATTGATGTGCTTGGTTACGATACAATTTTGCATCGTTACTATCAAGTATAACTTTCGACATAATGGTAAGTGCTTGATACACGCTACcgtttaaaaggaaaaaaaatgtttaaatatcACTATCCTTAATTACAAACAAAAGAATTTGTAATACAAAATATTTCTCTCAGAGTCAAAACTCTTTGACATCAAAATATGAAACTTAACGATCGACAAAAACCAGAGATATGTAGACAACTTAAAACACATCACGACGTGCAAGATGAAACCTTGCGCGTAGCTATAAAAATGGTGAGTTTACGCGGTTAAAAGAGTCTTGAAGATTTTCTCTCCAATTCCATCAATCATTGGAATCAAATGACCAGCACCTGGAATTTCATGATATTGGATCCATGGTAATTGCTGTGAAATGTACCTTTGTAGTGTGACGGGCGAGAGCCTATCCTCATCGCCTTGCCATAAGTGAACGGAACCTTCATTGTTAGGGAACGGGTTCTCAAGATCCATTGGATCGAATTCCCATGTTCCGAATCCAATCATTAAGTCGCGGTGGAGGGATTCATATTCTCCTTGTTGTCTTACCTGTGCCTGAAAGGAGAGTTGAGTAATAGAAACAGTGAGCTCAAACAGCACAAGAAAATCCAAAACTTTAGGAAACGAAACACCAATTAAGTTATCTGTTTTCGATACAAACTTATCGGACAAAGGCATTAAGCCTAGTCAAACAATTGCTTCCCTTGAAAGCACGGTCTACACAACGAGAAGCAAGCGTGAGAACATGACTAGATGCAATGAGCAACTTTGCACATCGATCAAAATTTCTTAGCCTGTGGAGTTTAATCTTACTATTTACAAAAGCGGCATAAGCTCACTGATATCTGCCTCTACAAATGAAGGCTTCAAAATGTTGATGCTTAAAAGCTATGTTATACGCAAAAGGGCGTTTCTCTCGGAATGAAGTGTCAATATCATTCCTCTGCATGACTCTCTTGGTACGCAAAGAGTCATCCTAAGACCCATTGTCCTATACACCACATCAACATACACAACAAAAGTTTTCTCCGTAAAACTGGTATTTAGGCGAACTTGCATGCACCTTGACTATTTCATTTGGCACTGGATACCTCCTATCAAGTTCAACACGAAGTAGTGGTAACCTGACAACTAAggctttgattttcttttttgttagcACTGATAGGTTTTGAAGCCTAGTCTCCCATGCTTCTTCTTCTCCATAAACAACAAGCTTATTAGGCCCCATTTTTGTTAAAGGCCTCGTAACTTAATAGTAACACTTCGAGGTCTCAACAAATGTGGGTCCTCTCAAGAACCCCACCGGACATCTTTAGCCAGAAACACATTACTCgctccgtttcaatttgtttgtttcaCTTTCCCTTTTagtccatttttttaaaaaaaggtttatTACCTTTTTTTGCAATCTTTTAATTCCAACTTACTACGTGGCTTGTCTAAGACTACACgattaaaggatatttttgtaaattttatatatctttagtttaagacGGTTAATAAATACATGTATAATGCATTGGTAGAAGATAACAAGCATCCATAGATTAGTCGAAGTGCACAATATTATCCGAGCAGCattatcaagaaaaagaaaagaaactttaaCCATTATCCCTTGCTATGTCTATTTGTTGAATGCCGATCAATCCTTATCATTGGAAGTACTATGATTGACCCCAAtgtatttttacatatcaaTGACTTTTGATACTCGGATACAAATAcatattcctttttaaaaaaaaattggtaacaTGTATTTCTCACATACCTAAGGGTTGTAGATTAGCCAACTTGTGCGTGAACAGATCTTGATTCAGCTTCTATAAGCACAAACTTGCTACATTTTGTTGAGCATGAATTTGTCATATTTACTCTTGTAAGCTTCGATTGCACTAATCCCAAACAGGAGGTTCTTATTGTAggtctaaaaatataaaattagcaTTTCCAAGTGATTCAATAGACCGCACGATATACTCCAAAGCATAGGCGAACTCTTATAACACACTTACAAGAATGCCAATCATCAATTTGTTAGCCTTTTGTTTGTCTCTCTCAGTCTCCCTCAGTTACACCCACCCCACCCACCCTGACTCTACGGTTGATAGTAGAAAGTTATGTTGGTCTATTAACGGTTGATTCCAGAACTTGATTCTGGATTGAAGAAAATAGGAGAAACTAGACATTATCATATCTACACTAAGCTAAAACTTGAGATGGGTAAATATTTTTCCGTAGCGAAGTTTGAGGTGGTTTCCAAGCTCATGTAATATGCAGCCAGGCTCAAGCACAACTCGAATAATTTCCAACCCAAATTTATAAATGTAGCTGTAATACCATCCTCCTAACATCTTCATTTAACAAATTGATATTAAAGGAAAGAGCTCTTACACGATAGTCTTGGCTCGAACTTTGCTTGGAAACTAGCTCTAGGTCCTTCGAAGAGAAAATTGCAGGGTTGCGACCTGCAGCACTGCATGAAGGAAAGAACTTCTGAGTGTTCCACCAATAGGTGAGCCACGGAAGGTAATGAGCAACACGAAGAGTCCATTTGTCTTGAGGAAGTCGAAGGTTGAATGCTTCTTGGGACATATTAGCAGGAAACCTAGGCCACCAATAGTTGACAACTGGTGCAATAAGAGCAGCACCTGCCAACCTATTTCAAGTAACGAACGTTATTCTTGAATCTTGATATTCATTTCAAATAacttaataaaacaaataaacaatcaTATAACAAAAATTCTTATGTTTGTGCTCCTGAAAATAGGAATTGAGATTCCTCTATAGAGTCTGCTTTTCCAGAAAAAATTTCAAGCTTTTCTTCCACAAATTACTGAACCTACACAAATTCCATACGAACATGGCAGAGCTAGGGCCCTTCGCG
Coding sequences within it:
- the LOC101262038 gene encoding uncharacterized protein, whose protein sequence is MATKKISAASARAHTRKAKQKSSIPFPSGAFAKILLVVLIGLLAWGYQATRPPPPKTCGSPDGPPVTAPRIKLSDGRHLAYKETGVLRDNAKYKIVYIHGYDGCRHDVPINILSQDVIESLGVYIVSFDRPGYGESDPNPKRTVKSLAFDIQELADQLGLGSKFYVMGFSMGGQAVWTCLRYIPHRLAGAALIAPVVNYWWPRFPANMSQEAFNLRLPQDKWTLRVAHYLPWLTYWWNTQKFFPSCSAAGRNPAIFSSKDLELVSKQSSSQDYRAQVRQQGEYESLHRDLMIGFGTWEFDPMDLENPFPNNEGSVHLWQGDEDRLSPVTLQRYISQQLPWIQYHEIPGAGHLIPMIDGIGEKIFKTLLTA